From Pelosinus fermentans DSM 17108, the proteins below share one genomic window:
- a CDS encoding putative bifunctional diguanylate cyclase/phosphodiesterase, with amino-acid sequence MKVESGTSIAQEIVALIYNISGYPVMIWDQTGVLLAESGALGFGEKCRLSGDEHTRSLQMNTSCDYIEEFIFLEDTRRGKIAIGSTTDTAKILIVLATELAVLLWRKNKAYQKLNHQMGEYETLFNLIPVQSKMIEKQMPIWAKIFESSGEAISVTDKENRFVAVNRAFSLATGYSSDEVIGKEPSLLKSGCHDKIFYQNMWAAIIQTGSWEGEIWEKRKDGVIYLKWLRIDQIKDEEGNLINYLARFTDMSEKKAAEERIHYLARHDALTGLANREVLGKQLAKDIERARHSGSGVGVISLNLDRFKNINDSLGHKVGDEVLKELADRLETCSKRTSLTARFGGDTFNFIVPKISQKEEIIKVIHEVMSALERPLLHGGLELIITASIGVSVYPDDGDTAEVLIRNADTAMHKVKDNGRNFYEFFEANMNEYASERLMLENNLRRALAREEFVLFYQPQVDSRTEALIGVEALIRWMRPNSEIVPPGDFIPILEETGLIIPLGEWVLAEACRQHKEWIRKGLPPIPISVNISAIQFQEKEFLPMLSNIIKESGIEPGYLDLELTESVVMQKPEFVIKQLKFIKEMGINLSLDDFGTGFSSLSYLRYFPLDRLKIDQSFVRGLSTDSVNEAIIEAVVALGKSLKIKTIAEGVETKQELEFLRKLECDEIQGYYFSKPLLSEDFIKWFTNR; translated from the coding sequence TTGAAAGTAGAGTCGGGCACGTCTATTGCTCAAGAGATTGTTGCTTTAATTTATAATATAAGTGGGTACCCTGTTATGATTTGGGATCAAACGGGGGTACTTCTTGCTGAGTCTGGTGCTTTGGGATTTGGAGAAAAGTGCAGGCTTTCTGGTGATGAACATACTAGAAGTTTACAGATGAACACATCTTGTGATTATATAGAAGAATTTATTTTTCTGGAGGATACCAGAAGGGGCAAAATTGCGATTGGCAGTACTACTGATACTGCAAAAATATTGATTGTGCTGGCGACGGAATTGGCTGTTCTTTTATGGCGGAAAAATAAGGCTTATCAAAAATTGAATCATCAAATGGGAGAATATGAGACATTATTTAATTTGATTCCTGTACAGAGTAAGATGATTGAAAAACAAATGCCGATCTGGGCTAAGATATTTGAAAGCAGCGGTGAGGCGATTTCAGTTACGGATAAAGAGAATCGCTTTGTTGCCGTAAATCGCGCCTTTTCTTTAGCTACAGGCTACTCCTCTGATGAAGTCATTGGAAAAGAGCCGAGCCTTTTGAAGTCTGGCTGCCATGATAAGATCTTTTACCAAAATATGTGGGCGGCAATTATTCAAACAGGTTCTTGGGAAGGAGAGATCTGGGAGAAGCGAAAAGATGGTGTAATTTATTTAAAATGGCTGCGCATTGATCAGATTAAAGATGAAGAAGGCAATTTGATTAATTATTTGGCACGATTTACCGATATGAGTGAAAAAAAGGCCGCCGAAGAGCGGATTCATTATTTGGCAAGGCATGATGCGTTAACGGGGCTAGCCAACCGGGAAGTCTTAGGTAAACAATTAGCAAAAGATATAGAAAGGGCTCGGCACAGCGGCAGCGGCGTAGGAGTTATTTCGCTTAATTTGGATCGGTTTAAAAATATTAATGATTCTTTAGGGCATAAAGTGGGGGATGAAGTCTTAAAGGAGCTTGCTGACCGGCTGGAGACCTGCTCTAAGAGAACAAGTCTAACAGCGCGTTTTGGTGGCGATACCTTTAACTTTATTGTACCAAAGATTTCTCAGAAAGAAGAGATTATAAAAGTAATTCATGAGGTCATGAGTGCTTTGGAAAGACCTCTCTTGCATGGTGGATTGGAGTTAATCATTACTGCAAGTATTGGCGTCAGTGTATATCCTGATGATGGAGATACGGCAGAAGTGCTGATTCGCAATGCTGATACAGCCATGCATAAGGTGAAGGATAACGGACGTAATTTTTATGAGTTCTTTGAAGCCAATATGAATGAATATGCATCGGAACGTCTTATGCTTGAAAATAATTTACGGCGTGCATTGGCAAGAGAAGAATTTGTTTTATTTTATCAGCCCCAAGTGGACAGTCGAACAGAAGCTCTCATTGGAGTGGAAGCTCTGATCCGCTGGATGCGTCCTAATTCCGAAATCGTACCTCCAGGAGATTTTATTCCAATTTTAGAAGAGACAGGCCTTATTATTCCCCTTGGTGAATGGGTTTTGGCTGAAGCGTGCAGGCAGCATAAAGAGTGGATTCGAAAGGGCTTACCGCCAATTCCCATCTCCGTGAACATTTCTGCCATTCAATTTCAGGAAAAGGAATTCTTGCCGATGCTTTCTAATATTATAAAAGAAAGTGGTATTGAACCAGGATATCTAGATTTGGAACTAACAGAGAGCGTTGTCATGCAAAAACCGGAATTTGTTATCAAGCAGCTGAAGTTTATTAAAGAAATGGGAATCAATTTATCCTTAGACGATTTTGGAACCGGGTTTTCCAGTCTGAGTTATTTGCGCTATTTCCCTCTGGATCGGCTGAAAATTGACCAATCTTTTGTACGTGGTTTGTCGACGGACTCGGTGAATGAAGCGATCATTGAGGCAGTAGTGGCTTTAGGGAAGAGTTTGAAGATAAAAACCATTGCAGAGGGTGTTGAAACAAAACAGGAATTGGAGTTTCTGCGAAAGCTGGAATGCGATGAGATACAGGGATATTATTTTTCGAAACCCTTGCTCAGTGAGGATTTTATAAAATGGTTTACCAATCGGTAA
- a CDS encoding HD domain-containing phosphohydrolase — MRKDIAYRIAQAVHEGLFHGVLVIDSEFRSVFLNQALCDMWKVKQQDVLHHSVLDLFCNGNVKKFGGAYQGPLIETMVTGREISGSEVYINMPGNKEGKWFLVNTFILRDESGQPEYALGNYIVIDKFKVFENKLNAVNMNIIKAFCKAIGVRDIYTMQHSENVAALLVGLTEYMRLSDSEVTMAYLAGIVHDVGKIGISEEILNKPGRLTEVEYEIVKRHPSKGADILQEVDEFATLAHIVRHHHERYDGKGYPNGLQEEAIPRISRMLTICDAYDAMTSVRCYCSPHSVEEALEEIKKCAGGQFDPKLSSIFIDFIRECNSGGGMRPALQ, encoded by the coding sequence ATGAGAAAAGATATAGCGTATCGAATCGCCCAAGCTGTTCATGAGGGCCTATTTCATGGCGTACTTGTGATTGATAGTGAGTTTAGGTCAGTTTTTCTCAATCAGGCATTATGCGATATGTGGAAGGTAAAGCAGCAGGACGTCTTACATCATTCTGTGCTGGACCTTTTCTGTAATGGCAATGTGAAGAAGTTCGGCGGTGCTTATCAGGGCCCTTTAATTGAAACGATGGTTACTGGCCGGGAAATAAGTGGCTCTGAAGTATATATTAATATGCCTGGAAATAAGGAAGGTAAATGGTTTTTGGTCAATACTTTTATCTTGCGGGATGAAAGCGGGCAGCCAGAATATGCTTTAGGGAATTATATTGTAATTGATAAGTTCAAAGTGTTTGAAAATAAGCTGAATGCTGTGAATATGAATATTATTAAAGCCTTTTGCAAAGCCATTGGAGTGAGAGATATCTATACGATGCAGCATAGTGAAAATGTTGCTGCACTGCTTGTAGGCTTAACGGAATACATGAGGTTATCTGATAGTGAGGTAACGATGGCGTATTTAGCAGGGATCGTGCATGATGTAGGTAAAATCGGTATTTCGGAAGAGATTTTAAATAAGCCAGGTCGTTTGACAGAGGTAGAGTATGAAATTGTTAAACGCCATCCTTCCAAAGGGGCGGATATTTTGCAAGAGGTAGATGAATTTGCGACATTGGCTCATATTGTCCGCCATCATCATGAGCGATATGATGGAAAAGGTTATCCTAATGGATTGCAGGAGGAAGCGATTCCCCGGATTAGTCGTATGCTGACAATTTGCGATGCTTACGATGCTATGACCAGTGTACGGTGTTATTGTAGTCCTCACAGTGTTGAAGAAGCCTTAGAGGAAATAAAAAAATGTGCTGGTGGACAGTTTGATCCAAAGCTCAGCAGCATTTTTATTGATTTTATTCGAGAGTGTAATTCTGGGGGTGGTATGAGACCTGCTTTACAATAA
- a CDS encoding DNA topoisomerase 3, with product MKLFIAEKPSMAAELAKCLPGPLVRKDGYIETGGGVVTWVFGHILRQAEPGEYDEKYKKWRAADLPIIPAEWKLLVADSCMKQFNIIKTLIGKAAEIVHAGDPDREGQLLVDEVLGYTHNEKPVMRILVNALDEKSIKKALTNLRSNQDFFNLNQSALARSRADWLVGMNLSRAFTLAAQSAGHDITLPIGRVKTPTLALVVRREREIKNFKAADYFLIKADIKHENGPFKASWKAKDEQPGRDSEGRLVDPVIAQALIEKLEKAQEDVSIVSCDTNEKKEPQRLPFSLSALQVLAGKKYGYDPQAVLTGVQNLYEKKLTSYPRSDCDFLPESQKADATVILANLRNSHQEELAVWSGKADLTIKSRAWNDKKITAHHAIIPTEVPCKMNTLPEIERNLYFLIAQAYVAQFYPVHVYNQTRAELEYAGEDFVANGRVIVTMGWKELYGGEVKEEEDEDSKTLPNMQKGDKADFISASLEKKTTKPPVRFTSSTLLQAMKEIHKYVKNPELKKHLKDVSGIGTEATRASIIKELTVRSFLEEKKKYLYPTESAYLLIDALPEELTYPDSTAIWEIIFNRMVEGKAELNSFIGQQTEFITSLCLKAKEVQIENKDANVVKCPRCKQGVLKLRNGKNGAFWGCSRFPECRGTCNDKDGQPQL from the coding sequence ATGAAATTATTTATTGCAGAGAAACCGAGTATGGCAGCAGAACTTGCAAAATGCCTGCCTGGCCCTCTCGTTCGCAAAGATGGATATATTGAAACCGGCGGCGGGGTGGTGACTTGGGTATTTGGTCACATTCTTCGTCAAGCAGAACCGGGAGAATATGATGAAAAATATAAAAAATGGCGGGCTGCAGATTTACCCATTATTCCTGCGGAGTGGAAGCTGTTAGTGGCTGATTCCTGTATGAAGCAGTTTAATATTATTAAGACTCTCATTGGTAAAGCCGCAGAAATTGTTCATGCAGGTGACCCGGATCGGGAGGGACAATTGCTGGTGGATGAAGTATTAGGATATACTCATAATGAAAAACCAGTTATGCGTATTCTTGTAAATGCACTGGATGAAAAAAGTATAAAAAAAGCACTTACAAATTTGCGCAGTAATCAGGATTTCTTTAATTTAAATCAGTCGGCTTTAGCTCGTTCACGGGCTGATTGGCTTGTTGGAATGAACCTGTCTCGTGCGTTTACATTAGCCGCTCAAAGCGCTGGTCACGACATTACATTACCCATCGGCCGGGTTAAGACTCCTACTCTTGCGCTGGTAGTGAGACGGGAGCGGGAAATAAAAAACTTTAAAGCAGCAGATTACTTTCTAATTAAAGCAGACATAAAACATGAGAATGGACCATTTAAAGCATCGTGGAAAGCAAAAGACGAACAGCCAGGCAGGGATTCAGAAGGACGTTTAGTTGATCCTGTTATTGCACAAGCATTGATTGAGAAACTGGAAAAAGCACAAGAAGACGTTTCTATCGTATCTTGTGATACCAATGAAAAAAAAGAACCCCAGCGCCTCCCCTTTTCTTTGTCGGCCCTACAGGTTCTGGCTGGAAAAAAGTACGGATATGATCCTCAGGCTGTTTTGACTGGAGTTCAGAATTTATATGAAAAGAAACTTACCTCCTATCCCCGTTCGGATTGTGATTTTTTGCCAGAGTCTCAAAAAGCAGATGCCACTGTCATCCTGGCTAATTTACGCAATAGTCATCAGGAAGAGCTGGCAGTCTGGTCAGGGAAGGCTGATCTAACAATTAAGAGCCGTGCCTGGAATGATAAAAAGATTACGGCCCATCATGCGATCATTCCTACGGAAGTACCCTGTAAAATGAACACATTGCCAGAAATCGAAAGAAATTTATATTTCTTAATTGCTCAGGCTTATGTAGCGCAATTTTATCCTGTTCACGTGTATAATCAGACTCGCGCAGAGCTTGAATATGCAGGTGAAGATTTTGTTGCTAATGGCAGAGTCATTGTGACAATGGGCTGGAAAGAACTTTATGGCGGTGAAGTCAAAGAAGAAGAGGATGAAGATAGTAAGACTCTGCCTAATATGCAAAAAGGTGATAAGGCTGATTTTATCAGTGCTTCGTTAGAAAAAAAGACAACAAAGCCGCCAGTACGTTTTACCTCTAGTACGCTGCTGCAGGCTATGAAGGAAATACATAAATATGTTAAGAATCCTGAATTGAAAAAACATCTCAAAGATGTTTCTGGAATAGGCACAGAGGCCACTCGGGCTTCTATTATAAAAGAACTGACAGTACGGTCTTTTTTAGAAGAAAAGAAAAAATACCTCTATCCTACGGAATCGGCTTATCTTCTCATTGATGCATTGCCGGAAGAATTAACCTACCCTGATTCCACAGCTATATGGGAGATTATCTTTAATCGTATGGTGGAGGGAAAAGCTGAGCTCAATAGTTTTATTGGTCAGCAGACAGAATTTATTACGAGCTTATGTTTAAAGGCCAAAGAAGTTCAGATTGAAAATAAAGATGCAAATGTAGTGAAGTGTCCGAGATGTAAGCAGGGTGTATTAAAACTGCGCAATGGCAAGAATGGGGCATTTTGGGGATGCTCCCGTTTCCCGGAGTGCCGGGGTACTTGTAATGACAAAGATGGACAGCCTCAGCTATAA
- the serS gene encoding serine--tRNA ligase: MLDVKFVRDHTEEVQQALVKRGMNLSLDEFLTLEKERRELLGQVETLKNTRNTVSLEISRLKKAKENADNLVSQMRLVGDQITELDGKVKEVEGKLQAIIMDIPNIPHQSVPVGRDEKDNVEVRNWGTLPTFVQPPLPHWEIGEKLNILDFERGGKVTGARFTFSRGLGARLERSLISFMLDVHTSEHGYTEFFPPFIANKESMTGTGQLPKFGEDMFKLEGLDYYLIPTAEVPITNYHRGEILDAKDLPLYYTAYSACFRAEAGAAGRDTRGLIRLHQFNKVEMVKFSLPENSYEELEKLTHNAERILELLGLPYRTVALCSGDMGFSSAKTYDIEVWLPSFNAYREISSCSNFEDFQGRRADIKFRREAKAKPEFVHTLNGSGLAIGRTVAAILENYQQPDGSVIVPEVLRKYMGVDVIAAK; encoded by the coding sequence ATGCTTGATGTTAAATTTGTTAGGGACCATACAGAAGAAGTGCAGCAAGCCTTGGTAAAGCGTGGAATGAATCTTAGTTTAGATGAATTTTTAACCTTGGAAAAAGAACGCCGGGAGCTATTAGGGCAGGTAGAAACGCTTAAAAATACGCGTAATACTGTTTCTCTTGAAATCAGTCGCTTGAAAAAAGCAAAAGAAAATGCGGATAATTTAGTATCCCAGATGCGTCTGGTCGGTGACCAAATTACTGAATTAGATGGTAAGGTAAAAGAAGTAGAGGGAAAATTGCAGGCCATTATTATGGATATCCCGAATATACCTCATCAATCAGTCCCTGTCGGACGTGATGAAAAGGATAATGTAGAGGTACGCAATTGGGGAACTTTGCCTACATTTGTGCAGCCACCACTCCCTCACTGGGAAATTGGCGAGAAGCTTAATATTCTTGATTTTGAACGAGGCGGCAAGGTGACAGGTGCACGTTTTACTTTTTCTCGCGGTCTAGGTGCCAGGCTGGAACGCTCACTCATTAGTTTTATGCTGGATGTACATACGAGCGAGCATGGCTACACTGAATTTTTCCCTCCTTTTATTGCGAATAAAGAGAGTATGACAGGTACGGGACAGCTGCCTAAATTTGGCGAGGATATGTTTAAGTTAGAGGGACTGGATTATTATTTGATCCCTACGGCTGAAGTGCCAATTACCAATTACCATCGTGGTGAAATTTTGGATGCGAAAGATTTACCTTTATATTATACTGCTTATAGTGCTTGTTTCCGCGCGGAGGCAGGGGCTGCCGGCCGCGATACTCGTGGACTAATTCGTCTTCATCAGTTTAATAAGGTGGAGATGGTAAAGTTCTCTTTACCTGAAAATTCCTATGAAGAGTTGGAGAAATTAACACATAATGCAGAACGTATTTTAGAACTATTAGGTCTGCCCTATCGTACGGTAGCTTTATGCAGCGGTGATATGGGATTCTCTTCTGCTAAGACCTATGATATTGAAGTATGGCTGCCTAGTTTCAATGCCTATCGGGAGATTTCATCTTGTTCCAATTTTGAGGATTTTCAAGGTCGTCGTGCGGATATTAAATTCCGTCGGGAAGCAAAGGCTAAACCAGAGTTTGTACATACTCTCAATGGATCGGGCTTAGCAATTGGTCGTACCGTAGCTGCCATTTTAGAGAACTATCAGCAGCCTGATGGCTCCGTTATTGTACCAGAAGTATTAAGGAAATATATGGGCGTTGATGTTATTGCTGCTAAGTAA
- a CDS encoding response regulator transcription factor produces MRKERVLLVDDDGIALLVHSKMLEQHAEIVTAANANEALEIIKKDKAFAVIISDQYMPDMNGAELLQIVGVMVPNMVRIMITGFADLDVAMQAVNLGNVFRFLVKPCCQEDLVLALAAGLDKYRQSAGEISQEAALTEPLTEREREVLRLLGIGFTSGEIALAMGITIGTVKTHVHHIFGKLAVNNRIKAVAKAKNMGLISR; encoded by the coding sequence ATGAGAAAAGAAAGAGTACTATTGGTTGATGATGATGGTATAGCTCTATTAGTGCACAGTAAAATGCTGGAACAGCATGCGGAAATTGTTACTGCGGCAAATGCAAATGAAGCTTTGGAAATTATAAAGAAGGATAAGGCATTTGCTGTCATTATATCGGATCAATATATGCCGGATATGAATGGAGCTGAACTGCTGCAAATTGTAGGTGTCATGGTACCGAATATGGTTCGGATCATGATTACTGGTTTTGCAGATTTAGACGTTGCCATGCAAGCGGTGAACTTAGGAAATGTATTTCGGTTCCTGGTTAAGCCTTGCTGCCAGGAAGACTTAGTGCTGGCCCTTGCTGCTGGTCTTGATAAATATCGACAATCTGCAGGCGAAATATCCCAAGAGGCTGCATTAACAGAACCATTAACAGAAAGGGAAAGAGAAGTTCTGCGTTTATTAGGCATTGGTTTTACCAGTGGAGAAATTGCCTTAGCTATGGGAATTACCATTGGTACTGTTAAAACGCATGTGCACCACATTTTTGGTAAATTAGCAGTAAATAATCGGATTAAGGCAGTGGCGAAAGCAAAAAATATGGGACTTATATCCAGGTAA
- a CDS encoding P-II family nitrogen regulator: MSIMTKIDIITRPGKLEELKEALNAIGVTGMTVSQVFGCGLQKGHTEIYRGREYNINLLAGIKIEIVVCEVPVEKVVAAAKKVCSTGKIGDGKIFIYPIENAVRIRTGEEGPGAILAPKDIP, translated from the coding sequence ATGTCGATCATGACCAAAATCGATATTATCACCCGTCCTGGCAAGCTGGAGGAATTGAAAGAAGCATTAAATGCAATCGGAGTTACAGGTATGACCGTAAGTCAAGTATTTGGTTGCGGGCTGCAAAAAGGTCATACTGAAATATACCGTGGCAGAGAATATAACATCAATCTTTTAGCTGGAATCAAGATAGAAATTGTTGTCTGTGAAGTTCCTGTAGAAAAAGTAGTGGCAGCTGCAAAGAAAGTCTGCTCCACGGGAAAAATCGGCGACGGTAAGATTTTTATTTATCCTATTGAAAACGCAGTGCGAATTCGTACAGGAGAAGAAGGACCTGGGGCTATCCTTGCCCCTAAAGATATCCCATAA
- a CDS encoding ATP-binding protein has product MEHINVSLILLLIIVGMSYAMSFYAWRYRFIYGLWLFWSVAFIGITLQIVAFLLYEGLDIAMISAGIALLCILVSLIAFKFFEIVPAAKSLAVENMEDGILVLDTKDRILDMNAQLEKILGIKKVNVVGVVVERIAATWLVEAIQGEKFQKYTTMLQQGESYYEVNSTPLQHRGKNFGRVIVLCDVTSRMLAEQRFQQLLQSEEKLLQTEALAHMMFNHHQAMMMIIESKTGHILEANAAAENFYESPLIGCLIQEFIEYPPDEHGEKNSSQYANVGEYQFMARHALASGEVKDLSVNLTTKVIGEMVLSFLILEDFTEKMQLEKALREAKEKAEKANQAKDDFLAIISHELRTPMNGILGMAKLVLGTKLQPDQRECLELVQVSGEKLLVLLNDLLDFSKVRDGKLELENICFSLRDVMSEFHRILRMKAKKKGLQCVIHIAQDVPDGLYGDPRRLQQIVMNLADNAVKFTKTGLVSIAVNVKQHLDNQVNLLFVVRDTGIGIPPEKINIIFHKFTQVDSSTTRKYGGTGLGLSIVKHLVEIMGGRVWVESSLDKGSSFYFTVSFEVCQITLSNHPLEQLKQPESNKELQRIEKLQVLLVEDEFINQKVAVKMLTNQGHNVTLASNGQQAIEFFNKEQFDIIFMDIQMPEMDGVQTTAAIRDLEEQWADERHIPIVAMTAYAMKGDRERLMSCGMDEYISKPLDAEVLNNVVRKLFYGRYAKSKGQGEMDKESSQVAANPYLDQLLSICQGDVDTVKAVISCFLDNGTQYMRHIEQAVSEKDANHLKLSAHRLKGAATYFGNQTVVEYAAQLEQMGDAGQLIDIEQVFAKLQAAVKELEDGLQQAWRELPNRKE; this is encoded by the coding sequence ATGGAACATATAAATGTGTCATTAATACTACTGCTAATTATAGTGGGCATGTCATATGCGATGTCCTTTTATGCTTGGCGATATCGCTTTATATATGGATTATGGCTTTTTTGGAGTGTAGCTTTTATTGGTATCACATTACAAATTGTCGCTTTCTTATTATATGAAGGTTTAGATATTGCAATGATAAGTGCTGGTATCGCCCTTTTATGTATTCTAGTTAGTCTTATTGCGTTTAAGTTCTTTGAGATTGTTCCAGCAGCAAAAAGCTTAGCTGTTGAGAATATGGAGGATGGTATTCTCGTACTTGATACAAAGGACCGAATATTGGACATGAATGCCCAGTTGGAGAAAATCTTAGGCATTAAGAAAGTCAATGTTGTAGGGGTCGTTGTGGAAAGAATTGCAGCAACGTGGCTAGTGGAAGCGATACAAGGCGAAAAGTTTCAAAAATACACGACGATGCTTCAGCAAGGCGAAAGCTATTATGAAGTCAACTCTACGCCTTTGCAGCATCGGGGAAAAAATTTTGGCAGGGTGATTGTGCTCTGTGATGTTACCAGCCGTATGCTGGCGGAACAACGCTTTCAGCAATTATTACAGTCAGAAGAAAAATTACTGCAAACGGAAGCCTTAGCTCATATGATGTTTAATCACCATCAAGCCATGATGATGATTATTGAGAGTAAGACGGGTCATATATTAGAAGCCAATGCAGCAGCAGAAAATTTCTATGAATCACCCTTAATTGGCTGTCTGATACAAGAATTTATTGAATATCCCCCTGATGAACATGGAGAAAAGAACAGCAGTCAATATGCAAATGTCGGAGAGTATCAGTTTATGGCAAGGCATGCCTTAGCTTCAGGAGAAGTAAAAGATTTATCTGTGAATCTTACAACGAAAGTGATCGGTGAGATGGTATTATCTTTTTTAATTTTAGAAGATTTTACCGAAAAAATGCAGTTGGAAAAAGCGCTGCGGGAAGCAAAAGAGAAAGCTGAAAAAGCAAATCAGGCAAAGGATGATTTTTTAGCAATTATTAGCCATGAGCTTCGCACACCGATGAATGGTATTTTAGGAATGGCGAAACTGGTGCTAGGGACAAAATTGCAGCCCGATCAGCGGGAGTGCTTAGAATTGGTACAGGTTTCAGGAGAAAAACTCCTGGTTTTATTAAATGACTTACTTGATTTTTCAAAAGTTCGGGATGGAAAACTGGAATTGGAAAATATTTGTTTTTCCCTGCGGGATGTAATGAGTGAATTTCATCGTATCTTAAGAATGAAGGCAAAGAAAAAGGGATTGCAGTGTGTGATTCATATCGCCCAGGATGTACCCGATGGATTGTATGGTGACCCTCGGCGTCTGCAGCAAATTGTAATGAATTTAGCAGATAATGCGGTAAAGTTTACGAAGACCGGCTTAGTTTCGATTGCTGTGAATGTTAAGCAGCATCTTGATAATCAGGTGAATTTATTATTTGTTGTACGGGATACGGGAATCGGGATTCCCCCAGAAAAAATCAATATTATTTTCCATAAATTTACCCAGGTTGACTCTTCCACCACGAGAAAATATGGTGGCACCGGCTTAGGACTTAGTATTGTGAAACACTTGGTTGAAATCATGGGTGGCAGAGTATGGGTTGAAAGCAGCTTAGACAAAGGCAGTTCTTTTTATTTTACCGTTTCTTTTGAGGTTTGCCAAATAACTTTGAGCAATCACCCATTAGAGCAGCTCAAACAGCCCGAAAGCAACAAGGAATTGCAACGTATTGAGAAGCTGCAGGTTTTATTAGTCGAGGATGAATTTATCAATCAAAAGGTAGCTGTAAAAATGCTGACCAATCAAGGTCACAATGTTACATTAGCCTCCAATGGACAGCAGGCGATAGAATTTTTTAACAAAGAACAATTTGATATTATTTTTATGGACATACAAATGCCTGAAATGGATGGGGTACAAACGACGGCTGCCATTCGTGATCTAGAAGAACAATGGGCGGATGAGCGGCATATTCCGATTGTGGCTATGACAGCTTATGCGATGAAGGGGGACCGTGAACGTTTGATGTCTTGCGGGATGGATGAATATATTAGTAAACCTCTGGATGCTGAGGTATTAAATAATGTAGTCAGAAAACTGTTTTATGGGCGGTATGCAAAGTCTAAGGGGCAGGGGGAAATGGACAAAGAGTCGAGCCAAGTGGCAGCTAATCCCTACTTGGATCAGCTTTTGAGCATTTGTCAGGGTGATGTGGATACAGTGAAAGCTGTTATTAGCTGCTTTTTGGACAATGGTACGCAATATATGCGACATATAGAGCAGGCTGTAAGCGAAAAAGATGCCAACCACTTGAAGCTCAGTGCTCATCGCTTAAAAGGTGCAGCAACGTATTTCGGAAATCAGACAGTTGTGGAATACGCTGCTCAGCTGGAGCAGATGGGAGATGCAGGTCAGCTAATTGATATTGAGCAGGTCTTTGCCAAGTTGCAAGCAGCTGTTAAAGAATTAGAAGATGGGCTGCAGCAGGCATGGCGAGAATTACCCAATAGGAAAGAATAA
- a CDS encoding P-II family nitrogen regulator, which produces MQKITKIDVVTRPGKLEELKEALADIGVMGMTVSQVFGCGLQKGHTEVYRGKEYNINLLAGIKVEIVVCEVPVTAVIETVKKVCRTGKIGDGKIFVYPIENAVRIRTGEEGDIAIMDRQEDNS; this is translated from the coding sequence ATGCAAAAAATAACCAAAATTGATGTAGTGACTCGCCCCGGTAAATTGGAAGAGTTAAAAGAAGCCTTAGCTGACATTGGTGTAATGGGTATGACAGTAAGCCAGGTATTTGGCTGCGGCTTGCAAAAAGGCCATACTGAAGTATACCGTGGTAAAGAATATAATATTAATCTTTTAGCCGGCATAAAAGTGGAAATCGTAGTATGCGAAGTTCCTGTCACAGCTGTAATCGAAACGGTAAAAAAAGTATGTCGCACCGGTAAAATCGGCGATGGTAAAATATTTGTTTATCCCATTGAAAATGCCGTTAGAATCCGTACTGGCGAAGAAGGCGACATTGCCATTATGGATCGCCAGGAAGATAACTCTTGA